One window of Perca flavescens isolate YP-PL-M2 chromosome 6, PFLA_1.0, whole genome shotgun sequence genomic DNA carries:
- the hivep3b gene encoding transcription factor HIVEP3 isoform X2 gives MEAEPSRPADGERSGRQEQQHVTAESSLGSCPPQQPQQPPNPRPVHRALGRLQSRQPKRTDLLLRLQQQQAVAWQHSDTPGPSGGSFFSPASTSTSSLPSTSSTPGEHGHGVPSQSSQDGLEGVSSPRKGEKKPPKPGKYVCTYCGRPCAKPSVLQKHIRSHTGERPYPCAPCGFSFKTKSNLYKHRKSHAHRIKAGLASSRDEPSLSGPEGSVVGEDPEEHTEGESTESEEETGQHRKSSAKVMLGQQRKGGKELLGGSEESQKPEDSQAVKQRLALRLSERKRGPLASPDDPPSSLSTSSSSLGPGSKGSTESGYFSGSGSTDLSQVSPPSASAKTYAEIILGKYGRMGGQQRNPHQQQPHSSLSSSSGTEEKNIPFTVPKTQVIEHITKLITINEAVVDTSEIDSVKPRRSSLSRKSSMESPKFTTPKDPYTFDPKGEAPGPSGLKQLHNPEADPSGAQELSAVPLLRSHSMPSSISQGEPSTSGTMSPRGYRLCQSFDEQQALVAEMRVGHAQRMLRRQPAIEVPLGAELMLEEAGPTSSSSARGAEQARQPQQQQQQKSQSLFECEACRAHFQNSDGYEAHKGICTGQQTLDQESGDASKTCSKDRPQMMMHYKFRALAMAVRKRRKEESLEEDPPSPGSVAMSGSSANLIPVPSRPEHSQAHSGVSLQTEPKQQQQDRKGVSVIQHTSSFEKQESISMESQEPDLREGQQTQQPEPKPSPSTSRLIRQPNIQVPEILVTVEPDADMPSVSLPVTASSSKEAERVEEFQWPQRSQSLAQLPAEKLPPKKKRLRLAEAAQSSGESSFESVSLPRSPSQESNISHTSSLSASFEDTARSEPAVWAPSSQSSQMLMVPFPSYHQSHKEMRRSASEQTPASPQQTEQVSETRSKSFDYGSLTPQPSTSSWKERRKCLLVKHATLGEPEQEEGGNMSQLSRAQSPKPGPSRSIHPPLYSTEASSRFSLEATGKALQLLQPQIFPPSQDVLPLQQTFSPGSLSQLLPVTTAISEVLSTQTIHRTFLHSQTVPSPIQVHPAQIHMAEHFGIPIHQVPALVPLQFSSRTRASQALYLPFPPRLTAHVPSPPTTESRPSISSMSSALTYQSLVRISYHHPRPVIATCLAQLTPVVSLVVPVRVQTHIPTYASAMYTTLSQILASTRSQEPISCTAMVIMGQVERDKLQRSYLKVPSPDINSLLPLSLPTELASGSGEGYGPLGAGGSKRMLSPAASLELSTEAQRHQKRVKEEEEGEQHKTGEKEEDIEQKVRQEEESKATGRKLEEGEKNQPEGGEVTTVKAEGEQEQVPRKHTREEKEEEESTEKTSKRKEEVQVVEKGVERPAAPSYPSLHASTSVNWCYLNYVKPNPSTLRDPRSSVYSTWSISAHNPNLPGLSTKVALSLLCSKQKHSSETYTMAMATAHAKSKLVPASSMTPRVSELHATPPSPLTKVKDQQQHDKEENKEMGEEEEPSTSKQSDPSRVRIFEGGYKSNEEYVYVRGRGRGKYICGECGIRCKKPSMLKKHIRTHTDLRPYICKHCNFAFKTKGNLTKHMKSKAHGKKCQAMGVSESSLDEPESEETESDERVCGSEEQEEHQFSDVDESEDDDDNDDDDEEEEESASHDDPPSSCSSDTHPSTAEHSSCSRRSQQGTPDPEPPGPSPSLGQEPSPRGVWPSRRVASPGSRRALFSRRGWKASPRAFSPSSESCSPSRSLSPRLELSSPIHSLSPRTELSSPRHVSASPERGPSPIRPLSPLCPISPSCYRSSQARTPPSPLGLLHRTPGYLPWESPGTKGSHVKPVKRGTAADGPTWPEASLFPPAFRLSTCEGYPGHQTADNIFSHLPMHSQQAKVPYLMIPIGGIQMVQARPRSQPTTPSSPTSPPLEGPSLARFESYWGGTPRTQGLRTPGDHWSEHQTAGTSQSGRCVLSTALTKLETTDSKQYGSSHSSAETHSPATETTKHCVRYSSRVPLSLAAPVASHVIGQQSEGEEPASVGDLVEGGAKEDARTDGT, from the exons ATGGAGGCTGAGCCCAGCCGTCCGGCTGATGGGGAGCGCTCTGGAAGGCAAGAGCAGCAGCATGTGACAGCTGAATCCTCTCTGGGATCTTGTCCACCTCAGCAGCCCCAGCAGCCTCCTAATCCTCGCCCTGTACACAGAGCCTTGGGCCGCCTGCAAAGTCGCCAACCCAAACGCACTGATCTTCTGCTTCGGTTACAGCAGCAGCAAGCGGTAGCATGGCAGCATTCAGACACCCCAGGTCCCTCGGGAGGCAGCTTCTTCTCTCCAGCTTCCACATCAACCTCATCCCTTCCATCTACGTCCTCCACCCCGGGTGAGCATGGTCATGGGGTCCCATCTCAGTCCAGCCAAGACGGCCTAGAAGGGGTCAGCTCACCCAGAAAAGGGGAGAAGAAACCCCCAAAACCAGGGAAATATGTGTGCACTTACTGTGGCCGTCCATGTGCCAAGCCAAGTGTTCTTCAGAAACACATCCGCTCTCATACAGGAGAAAGACCCTACCCTTGTGCCCCCTGTGGCTTTTCTTTTAAGACCAAGAGCAACCTGTACAAGCACCGCAAGTCCCATGCCCATCGCATTAAAGCAGGCCTGGCGTCCAGTCGTGATGAGCCGAGCTTGAGTGGACCAGAGGGCAGTGTTGTTGGAGAAGACCCTGAggaacacacagagggagaaagcACTGAGTCTGAAGAAGAGACGGGCCAACACAGAAAATCCTCCGCTAAGGTGATGTTGGGCCAGCAAAGAAAAGGTGGTAAGGAGCTGTTGGGAGGCTCAGAGGAGAGCCAGAAGCCGGAAGACTCCCAGGCTGTCAAACAAAGGCTGGCACTGAGGCTTAGTGAAAGGAAACGTGGCCCGTTGGCTTCTCCAGATgaccctccttcctctctctccacctcatCTTCCTCTCTAGGCCCTGGCAGTAAAGGCAGCACAGAGTCTGGATACTTCTCTGGGTCAGGCAGCACTGACCTGTCCCAAGTTAGCCCTCCCAGTGCCAGTGCCAAAACCTACGCAGAAATTATTCTAGGGAAATATGGAAGGATGGGAGGGCAGCAGCGCAATCCCCATCAGCAGCAGCCTCATTCTTCACTTTCCTCATCCTCAGGAACGGAGGAGAAGAACATTCCTTTCACTGTACCCAAAACCCAAGTAATAGAACACATTACCAAGCTCATCACTATCAATGAAGCGGTAGTGGACACCAGTGAGATTGACAGTGTGAAGCCCAGGCGCTCCTCTCTGTCCAGGAAGAGCAGCATGGAGTCACCCAAATTTACTACCCCTAAAGATCCCTACACATTCGATCCCAAAGGAGAAGCCCCTGGCCCTAGTGGTTTGAAGCAACTCCACAATCCTGAGGCAGATCCATCAGGTGCCCAGGAGCTGTCAGCGGTGCCTCTTCTTAGAAGCCACTCAATGCCATCTTCTATCAGCCAAGGAGAGCCCTCCACCTCTGGCACCATGTCTCCCAGAGGTTACCGTCTCTGCCAGTCATTCGATGAGCAGCAAGCGTTGGTAGCAGAGATGAGGGTTGGCCATGCCCAACGTATGCTTAGGCGCCAGCCTGCCATAGAAGTTCCACTGGGAGCTGAGCTAATGCTGGAGGAGGCAGGCcccacttcctcctcctcagccaGAGGTGCTGAACAAGCCAGGCagccacagcaacaacaacagcaaaagaGTCAGAGCCTGTTTGAATGTGAAGCATGCAGGGCCCACTTCCAAAACAGTGATGGTTACGAGGCTCACAAAGGCATCTGCACAGGACAGCAAACCCTGGACCAAGAGAGCGGGGATGCAAGTAAAACATGCAGTAAGGATCGCCCCCAGATGATGATGCACTATAAATTTCGAGCACTGGCCATGgcagtgaggaagaggagaaaagaggaaagtCTGGAAGAGGATCCTCCCAGCCCTGGATCTGTAGCCATGTCAGGCAGCTCTGCAAACCTCATTCCTGTGCCAAGCAGACCAGAGCACAGCCAGGCCCACTCag gtGTTTCTTTACAGACTGAGccaaaacaacagcagcaggaCAGGAAGGGTGTGTCTGTCATCCAACACACAAGCTCTTTTGAGAAGCAGGAGAGTATATCCATGGAGAGTCAGGAACCAGACCTCAGAGAGGGTCAGCAAACACAACAACCCGAGCCAAAACCATCACCCTCGACATCTCGCCTCATCCGCCAGCCAAATATCCAAGTGCCAGAGATCCTTGTTACTGTGGAGCCTGATGCTGACATGCCATCTGTGTCGCTGCCAGTGACGGCATCCTCATCAAAG GAGGCAGAGAGAGTGGAGGAATTCCAGTGGCCTCAGCGTAGCCAGAGTCTGGCCCAGCTTCCTGCAGAGAAGCTGCCACCAAAGAAGAAGAGACTCCGCCTGGCAGAAGCTGCCCAGTCCTCTGGAGAGTCGAGCTTTGAGTCTGTGTCTCTGCCTCGCAGCCCCAGTCAAGAGAGCAACATCTCCCACACTTCGAgcctttctgcttcttttgaGGACACAGCAAGATCAGAGCCTGCTGTCTGGGCCCCCAGTAGCCAAAGCTCCCAGATGTTAATGGTGCCATTCCCTTCCTACCACCAAAGCCACAAGGAGATGAGGCGCTCAGCCTCAGAGCAGACCCCAGCCAGCCCCCAACAAACAGAGCAGGTCTCAGAGACCAGAAGTAAGTCATTTGACTATGGGTCACTGACCCCTCAGCCGTCTACATCCTCCTGGAAAGAAAGGAGAAAGTGTCTCCTTGTGAAGCATGCCACCTTAGGTGAACCTGAACAGGAGGAGGGGGGCAACATGAGTCAGCTGTCCAGAGCACAGAGTCCAAAGCCTGGGCCTTCCCGCTCCATCCATCCTCCTCTCTACTCAACAGAGGCAAGCTCCCGATTCAGCCTGGAAGCCACAGGGAAAGCCTTGCAGCTGTTACAGCCACAAATATTTCCGCCCTCTCAGGATGTGCTCCCTTTGCAGCAAACGTTTTCCCCAGGATCACTCTCCCAGCTACTCCCTGTCACCACAGCAATCTCTGAAGTACTGTCCACTCAAACCATCCATAGAACCTTCTTACATTCACAGACAGTACCTTCACCTATACAGGTACACCCAGCGCAGATCCACATGGCAGAACATTTCGGTATACCAATACATCAGGTTCCTGCTCTAGTTCCTCTCCAGTTCTCATCTAGGACTAGAGCTAGTCAGGCTCTGTACTTGCCTTTTCCTCCAAGACTTACTGCGCATGTTCCTTCCCCTCCCACTACAGAGAGCAGACCCTCCATCTCTTCCATGTCTTCTGCCCTTACATATCAATCCCTTGTAAGAATCTCTTACCACCACCCACGGCCTGTCATTGCCACATGCCTGGCACAGCTTACACCAGTAGTGTCCCTTGTGGTGCCAGTGCGGGTCCAGACCCATATTCCTACCTATGCCAGTGCCATGTATACCACCCTGTCCCAGATCCTGGCCTCCACTCGCTCACAGGAACCCATTTCTTGCACAGCTATGGTCATCATGGGCCAGGTGGAGCGGGACAAGCTGCAAAGGTCCTACTTGAAGGTCCCCTCCCCAGACATCAATAGCCTCCTTCCCCTGTCTCTACCCACAGAGCTGGCCTCAGGATCTGGGGAGGGATACGGTCCACTGGGGGCTGGAGGAAGTAAACGCATGCTTTCTCCTGCAGCCAGTCTGGAGCTCAGCACAGAGGCCCAGCGTCACCAGAAAAGGgtaaaagaggaggaggaaggggagcaACATaagacaggagagaaagaggaggataTAGAACAGAAGGTAAGACAGGAAGAAGAAAGTAAAGCCACTGGGAGAAAACTGGAAGAGGGGGAAAAGAATCAGCCAGAGGGGGGAGAGGTGACGACTGTGAAAGCGGAGGGCGAGCAGGAGCAAGTACCAAGGAAACATACtagagaggaaaaggaggaagaagagtCTACTGAAAAGACaagtaaaagaaaagaggaggtgCAAGTTGTAGAAAAGGGGGTTGAAAGGCCAGCCGCCCCTTCGTACCCCAGCCTCCACGCCTCCACCTCAGTCAACTGGTGCTACCTGAACTATGTTAAACCCAACCCGTCTACCCTGAGGGACCCCCGCAGCTCAGTTTATTCTACCTGGAGCATCAGTGCTCACAACCCCAACTTGCCGGGCCTCAGCACTAAGGTGGCGTTGTCTCTGCTGTGCTCCAAACAGAAGCACAGCTCAGAGACGTACACCATGGCCATGGCTACAGCCCACGCCAAAAGCAAATTGGTCCCTGCCAGTAGCATGACCCCGCGTGTGTCAGAG CTACATGCCACCCCACCCAGCCCCCTCACTAAAGTAAAGGATCAGCAGCAGCATGACAAGGAGGAGAATAAAGAGatgggagaagaggaagaacCCTCCACCTCCAAACAGAGCGATCCCTCTCGTGTTCGCATCTTTGAAGGCGG GTACAAGTCCAATGAAGAGTATGTTTATGTGAGAGGTCGCGGCCGGGGCAAGTACATATGTGGAGAGTGTGGCATCCGCTGTAAGAAGCCCAGTATGCTGAAAAAGCACATCCGAACGCACACCGATCTCCGTCCTTACATTTGCAAACACTGCAACTTTGCCTTCAAAACCAAAG GGAACCTTACTAAACACATGAAGtcaaaggctcatgggaaaaaATGCCAGGCAATGGGAGTATCCGAGTCATCACTGGACGAGCCAGAGAGCGAGGAAACAG AAAGCGACGAACGCGTGTGTGGCtcagaggaacaggaggaacatCAGTTTTCCGACGTGGATGAGTCTGAGGACGATGACGACAACGACGACGacgatgaagaggaagaggagtccGCATCCCACGACGATCCACCGTCCTCTTGTTCGTCAGACACCCACCCATCGACAGCAGAGCATTCCAGCTGTAGTAGGCGCTCTCAGCAGGGCACTCCTGACCCTGAGCCCCCGGGCCCCAGTCCCAGCCTAGGCCAGGAGCCCTCCCCAAGGGGAGTTTGGCCCAGCAGACGAGTCGCATCTCCAGGCAGCAGGAGAGCGCTGTTCTCCCGCCGAGGCTGGAAAGCATCCCCAAGAGCCTTCTCCCCCAGCAGTGAGAGCTGTTCCCCCAGCCGCAGCCTTTCCCCACGTCTGGAGCTGTCCTCACCCATCCACAGCCTCTCCCCCAGGACAGAGCTGTCCTCGCCCAGACACGTCTCGGCCTCCCCTGAGAGAGGACCATCTCCCATCAGACCCCTTTCTCCTCTTTGTCCCATTTCGCCCAGCTGCTACCGGTCATCACAAGCACGGACCCCTCCCTCACCACTCGGGCTCCTGCACAGGACCCCTGGATACCTGCCGTGGGAGAGCCCTGGTACAAAGGGTAGTCATGTCAAACCG GTGAAAAGGGGTACAGCAGCAGACGGGCCAACATGGCCAGAAGCCAGCTTGTTTCCACCTGCTTTCCGTCTTTCCACTTGTGAGGGTTATCCTGgccaccaaacagcagacaacaTCTTCAGCCATCTTCCCATGCACTCCCAGCAAGCCAAGGTCCCCTATCTGATGATCCCCATCGGAGGGATCCAAATGGTACAGGCCAGACCTAGGTCCCAACCGACCACCCCCTCGTCCCCAACATCTCCCCCCTTGGAAGGGCCATCACTGGCCAGATTTGAATCATACTGGGGCGGGACCCCCAGAACCCAAGGGCTTAGGACTCCTGGAGACCACTGGTCAGAGCACCAGACAGCAGGAACCAGCCAGTCAGGGCGGTGCGTTCTCAGCACTGCACTAACTAAGTTGGAGACCACGGACTCAAAGCAATATGGCAGCTCACATAGCTCCGCTGAAACCCACAGTCCTGCTACTGAGACCACCAAACACTGCGTCAGATACAGTTCAAGAGTACCCCTCAGTCTAGCAGCCCCCGTAGCCTCGCATGTCATTGGACAGCAGTCAGAGGGGGAGGAGCCAGCGTCTGTTGGTGATCTGGTGGAGGGAGGAGCTAAAGAAGACGCCAGAACAGACGGCACTTAA